A region from the uncultured Macellibacteroides sp. genome encodes:
- a CDS encoding aminoacyl-histidine dipeptidase, producing MAAEIRNLSPQHVWGYFHDLTQIPRPTGHMEAVTRYILAFGKESGLETQQDNAGNIVIRKPATPGMEGCKTVIIQGHLDMVPQKNSTTVHNFETDPIDAYIDGDWVTARDTTLGADNGIGVALALAVLSDKSLKHGPVEALFTVDEEVGMDGAFGLKPGFLKGQILINADSEEEGELFVGCAGGADLNISFQFKEDFLIPEGDEAVKLTLSGLKGGHSGVDIHLGRANANKLMFRFLKEAVRDYGARLSTIDGGSLRNAIPREAVAIITIPGDNVEALWELVSDYQDIFRKEYTSIENNISFTAEPAELPASLIPEEIQDDLINAIEGCQNGVTSMLSDFPGTVETSSNLASVKKSNELIEIKILTRSSSESRKEEICSSLESVFALAGAKVEYGGAYGGWQPNIKSEILSIMQKVYEKKFGKTPNVKVMHAGLECGIIQGAYPDMDMISFGPDLEHPHSPDERVNIASVQKVWAFLTETLENI from the coding sequence ATGGCAGCAGAAATCAGAAATCTTTCTCCTCAGCATGTTTGGGGTTATTTCCATGACCTTACTCAGATTCCACGTCCTACCGGACATATGGAAGCGGTTACCCGTTATATCCTTGCTTTTGGAAAAGAATCGGGCTTGGAAACCCAGCAGGATAACGCCGGAAATATTGTTATCCGAAAACCGGCTACGCCTGGAATGGAAGGCTGCAAGACAGTAATAATACAGGGCCATCTGGATATGGTTCCCCAGAAGAACTCAACAACTGTTCACAATTTTGAGACCGACCCGATTGATGCCTATATCGATGGCGATTGGGTTACGGCAAGAGATACTACATTAGGAGCTGATAATGGCATTGGGGTTGCTCTTGCTCTGGCGGTACTATCCGACAAATCACTGAAACATGGTCCGGTTGAGGCGCTGTTTACAGTAGACGAAGAGGTTGGTATGGATGGAGCATTCGGTCTTAAACCCGGATTTTTGAAAGGACAAATTCTTATTAATGCCGATTCCGAAGAGGAAGGCGAACTATTTGTTGGTTGCGCCGGAGGTGCGGATTTGAATATTTCGTTCCAGTTTAAGGAAGATTTCCTTATTCCAGAAGGTGATGAGGCAGTTAAGCTGACTCTTTCCGGACTGAAAGGCGGTCATTCCGGTGTTGATATTCACTTGGGAAGAGCCAACGCCAACAAGTTGATGTTCCGTTTTCTAAAAGAAGCGGTACGCGATTATGGTGCTCGTTTATCAACGATAGACGGAGGATCCTTACGCAATGCAATACCACGTGAAGCCGTGGCAATCATTACTATTCCGGGTGATAATGTGGAAGCGCTTTGGGAACTGGTATCCGATTATCAGGATATTTTCCGTAAAGAATATACCAGTATTGAAAACAACATATCTTTTACTGCCGAACCAGCTGAGTTACCTGCCTCGCTTATTCCCGAAGAGATTCAGGACGATCTTATCAATGCGATCGAAGGATGTCAGAACGGAGTTACCAGCATGCTTTCGGATTTTCCCGGAACAGTTGAGACATCGTCGAATCTTGCTTCTGTAAAAAAATCCAACGAATTAATTGAAATAAAGATATTGACTCGTAGTTCTTCGGAAAGCCGAAAAGAAGAAATCTGCTCAAGTCTGGAAAGTGTTTTTGCGCTTGCCGGAGCTAAAGTAGAGTACGGAGGAGCATACGGAGGATGGCAACCGAATATAAAATCGGAAATCCTTAGCATCATGCAAAAGGTGTACGAAAAGAAATTTGGGAAAACCCCTAATGTGAAGGTTATGCACGCCGGATTGGAGTGCGGCATTATTCAGGGCGCCTATCCGGATATGGATATGATTTCTTTTGGTCCTGATCTTGAACATCCACATTCTCCGGACGAACGGGTAAATATTGCCTCTGTTCAGAAGGTTTGGGCATTTCTTACAGAAACACTCGAAAACATATAA